Genomic segment of Arctopsyche grandis isolate Sample6627 chromosome 11, ASM5162203v2, whole genome shotgun sequence:
cttcccgcggtttccaaaataaacctaaagttttgtgtgattcgttagagaagttaaaatctgaacaatcgtcagctttaacatccgtgattatatcggagttgttcgatgtccatttgcttaagggcataccggctgatgataatatggtttccagttgaacctttaataatttaccagcttcaatagtattagttcccgtgagcaaatcatcaacataaaaatcacgttcgatcactttactagcgatgggatatttgtttctattctcctctgctaactgatttagacatctagtagctaaaaatggggctgaagcagttccgaatgttactgtattaagcttgtaatgcttgaatttactctggggatctgttcgccaaatgattcgttgtacatttttatttttctctgctatttgaatctgtcggtacatctgcttaatatccgcagtaatcacgtatttatggagtcgaaagttgagtagtaaacttaacaaatctgattggacattaggtcccaccatcaaaatattatttagtgagatattagacgttgtctttgcggacgcatcaaaaactacacgatatttagtggtaaggctagactccttaaccacgacgtgatgaggtaaataacaatgaacctcatgtgcctccggaggttcacactctgacatatgtcctaaatttatgtactcttctaaaactttattgtattccatttttaaattattattggctaaaaaacgtctttccaaagttttgtgtcttttctccgcaatgtgtaatgaacttcctaatactaccggggaatttttatatggtaaagctacacaaaatctaccgtttttatctcgtgatgtgtgtgcttggaaatgttcctcacatcttttctcctcaagagattgatgttttaccataggaacctggtcgatcatccaaaagttttgaatgtgactgtctaattgacttaagcctatgtggctcttccctggagcattatttacttcgggatatggaccaactattgtccatccgaattcggtatcctttaagataggcataccttttcctaactggatggttcctgctttcatagcatgaacgcaaatctcggcgccgagcaagaaatcgattggcgtcggtttattccaaaggggatctgataacttgattcccgctggtattgaaattaactgttgatccagtttcacagttggaatttcgccagtaatttctggtaataccaaacacaacactttggttgagtaattagtggttgaagaccttatggtcaccttggtgatgtgacgaatgctactttcttgattagcgatacctacaattttttgagagattttctctaacttgaagttattcttcttagcgaaagatgtggtaacatagttgacttgtgagccggaatctaataatgtgcgacccttaacgaccgttccattggacgttataatgtctacttgtaccgtcggtaaaattatctccctttgagagaaatgagtagaatgagcattaattgacttccttcccgtattattggaactaaatgtatcgtcctgatgcaacaaagtgtgatggttttgtttgcaccttaagcaattatagttagacttgcaatttgttatcttatgcgatgaatttaaacatttaaaacacatgttattagatttaacgaattcatttctttccatactggattttgctttgaatttatcacatttgcctatgaaatgattatttcgacagaatgcgcatgcgtttaccttacttgatgggtttttgttcgcgacatgagttctcatgattctttgacgactatgagggaattccttcaccgtagttacagatgcagtagattgtaatacattacatctattctgcaagaatgtctctaaactttcatatggtggcatttctctgctaaccagcgatatttcccagtctcttactatattaaaaggtaatttccttagaactaaacatgttacccatggatctaaaatttctctcgcgtaacccaacgattcaatgtttttaatacacactgttacctgattcaatagatttctcaattcgatatgtgattctcttgtgattaattttaagtcacaaagtgaattaatcctagttttgagattaagtcttggtaaattatattgcttgtctaaaatactccaagctatttcgtaattgtctgagctaatatctaaacctgatacagctgccaaagcgggaccgattaaggattgatgcaaatattgcaatttcgtgacattcgaatattccgttttgtttcctattatattcttaaaagcttgttgaaacgattgccattcagatggatctccctgaaatgtgggaatggttaacgtcggtaacttatctctagcaaatttaattgttgcttgctctacctttagtttactatcttgaaaggattggcaatctaatgctgctttaagatttttaactgttattgtaattgcatcgtactcttcgtctattttggccgctttcggtatgtctgtaaggttatctaaatactcgtaatggagttttcggacataatcgtatgcttctttaatggtttgatactgtccttcatctaattcggaggatttatctatttttccttttagtctttgtaccgcgcctgaataccttaattctattgacgtcattatgacttctactttattttccttcgctaatatttctatcgattgagtctgacttcgagtctgatgtattctagagcttgacctgtctctaataggttctacgtccctagttggatttcgacctttatgcgacttggaagtcgaagcttctatttcctcgttttcagcacttgacatttgtttcagaaagttgcactatttcgtctcataaatacagttgttctctactatagctgtcaattgaactattcgtagagataaggtaataatattcaatgattaaccgtgaatcttaatattctactttaactattatcaccagaatctatccaacatattttggaagaaattacaaccctaaattggtgggtgcttgatttaaaccactttggggctacaagtcttgtgatttattttaaatcaccactgtttcatcacacattatgaaacaaagagatctaccgatgtatgaatatgccggtatgtacttgatttaatccactttggggctacaagtgtaattccacatttatcgtggaagggggggggggggagggtgtttctacacacattaagaaacaaagatctaccgatatgaatataccggtatgtacttggtttaagccactttggggctacaagtataattccacatttatcgtggaaggggggggggggagggtgtttctacacacattaagaaacaaagatctaccgctatgaatataccggtatgtacttggtttaagccactttggggctacaagtataattccacatttatcgtggaaggggggggggggagggtgtttctacacacattaagaaacaaagatctaccgatatgaatataccggtatgtacttgatttaatccactttggggctacaagtataattctccacgtgctttgctaattttacactacatctgattttacacttttaatacgaaattcgatgcgaccgatgaaacattccttcgtagcgcgatattattttatacaatcgcgttaattaattgttatactttaaaacatattttaaaactgacctacccacatgattgccttttgaacagattgcctgagattgaatacattcacttacttgaatatcctttacgatgtttatgtgatcgttccgataattttggattacctctgtgtcccatgcgtctttgtaggttatgtttttatttatatattttctgcgtcaatcacgcggtcatgtacctctgtacatcaatcaatatattgctgaaatagaagcaaacatgttattagtattggaaaggtatggatggtaacaaaggaacgataccgatttcttaattgacatccattttttctcgaccacgttttttcctattggtttgtccgtttggtgttgtggcctaggttactggtgtccggttcgaagtgaccatcatggaaaagacttcgataatggtttgatgtagtttattgaaatgtaaaatttgcacgtggtggttcagcggagcgtacggaacacaagttgtccgtacgccgtctgctcgaactctgtcgaccgtcgcgtatttccgcttgggccgacactaatgccaactcgtcaataatgccaatcgacaatcagttaataagactgtttgccacacgtcattacaaaagtcggaacataacCCATGACATTAtccatgtatttgaggaatataagaagatcagaaaacaaaattcgataatttaaCATTCACACGTACCGgttatgaaagcattttcgcaaattgagtgcaaatgtaggTAAAtgttacacaagacaaaaattctacttccggttgtcggattttgttcgatttttttattacttaaaatcactataattattatacacattaaatatcaagaaaataaaaataattaaaaaggtcaaatattgtttataaaaaaatactacttctggtttacgaattctgaccaaaaccttatcagctctaagttagtacataaagaatacgaatataaatttttagcttgatacgttcaggggtgtggaaagaatcgtggtcacatttttttttacttttctaataggaaaaaatcccactttcggtttattaaatttattgattttttttttattttcatcacatcgatacaataattttatactggatttttttcgtgaatagCAAACATGttaaaagggtcgaaaaaaatagtggaataaaaattgaacaagagtaaaccgCCACtaccggttgacggatgctgaaggatggtattaagcttaaacttttagatatgaaatttcaattcaataaaccaaaatatttctgagaaaaacataaaaaaagcctcgattctctagagtagaagtactacttccggttcagttaATCGAATTTTTGCATCATCACTAGACTACGggtagagagcgtgctttttccaggaatcggggcggtttggctctatttacaaagctaaagTGCAAAAataaaggttcggcgaacctttaacaaagcatttacaacaattgaacaataaacggcgcgctttgggtccggagTCTAATCATCACAAAACTATGTCGCATCATCACTAAATCTATTGTTAAAGTAATAAATTAGTTAAAAACCTTCTTTTCAATGCAATTCCTTAAATTTCAGTTGAATTTGACACATCTCCCGAGACACGAGTACATACCAGGAGTTGGTATGGGCATCGCAAAGTGCCCTTACGACCCAGCAGACAATTCCACGGCTGTTTGGGTATCGCATGGAAATCCTGGAGAACTTCCGGCTCTGTACGCCGGAACTAACGCGGAATTCACCCACGCAGATCCGGTCATCTTCCGAACAGACCTGTACGATCTGAATACCGGCAAAAAGTGGCACAACTACAAAAGGACCATCAAGTATGACTCCAAGTGGCTCGACAGTAAGTTTAGTCAAATTTAATCGAATAGGACACGTGGTAAGGTCAAAAAAATGAGATCAAAAATTCACATTCGTAAATGAAATCCTACGGTTATGAATTATTGGTATATATTGTTGtacactattatataatataatctaaacGGCCGAGCGTTATCAGTGGAAACGGCAAGGAAACGTAGGCATTAATTAATTCTATTATATTTCCCTTACGCAACTATTTTGCCAGATAAGACGAGGCAACTGTCTTTGAATATTGATCAACGCGCGTTTAAGGGTTGTTTAGCGACGTGTTTAGACTCGAGATAACCCTCAAAATTCTAGCAATGTTTTGGGTCTACAACTATGTTCGATCTTTGAGggtgttaaatttaatatctgCAACGGGAAGTGTCTATTGAAAACGGTtttctattatgtatatatatatattgaacaattgaatcaaatattgtatatttggaTTTGTATATATAACGGTCCTTATCTGTGGACGAAGTTGCTTGTAAAAGTCAGAGGTTATTCCATGTATAAAGACCTAGCCCCACTCGTCTAAAAAGTAAAGACCGGTACGCGATTCTATCGAGCCAATCTTTTATGTATTTGGAGTGGAGATGGGTATTCATAAATTgaacgaatttatttatttattttatttattcaattaggcATGTACACTCGTCTGACATATCGCCTCAATGCGATGACTGTacctatacagatcaagaaacgcaccaaattatatattaatacataattattatatattttacattacaatatgtatatgacaTATATGGGCAAACAttgcaaagtgcattgcaaacatcgtatataataagatcaataagcatttatataatacgaatttttataagattatcatatatggagagaaatttt
This window contains:
- the LOC143919060 gene encoding uncharacterized protein LOC143919060, with amino-acid sequence MSSAENEEIEASTSKSHKGRNPTRDVEPIRDRSSSRIHQTRSQTQSIEILAKENKVEVIMTSIELRYSGAVQRLKGKIDKSSELDEGQYQTIKEAYDYVRKLHYEYLDNLTDIPKAAKIDEEYDAITITVKNLKAALDCQSFQDSKLKVEQATIKFARDKLPTLTIPTFQGDPSEWQSFQQAFKNIIGNKTEYSNVTKLQYLHQSLIGPALAAVSGLDISSDNYEIAWSILDKQYNLPRLNLKTRINSLCDLKLITRESHIELRNLLNQVTVCIKNIESLGYAREILDPWVTCLVLRKLPFNIVRDWEISLVSREMPPYESLETFLQNRCNVLQSTASVTTVKEFPHSRQRIMRTHVANKNPSSKVNACAFCRNNHFIGKCDKFKAKSSMERNEFVKSNNMCFKCLNSSHKITNCKSNYNCLRCKQNHHTLLHQDDTFSSNNTGRKSINAHSTHFSQREIILPTVQVDIITSNGTVVKGRTLLDSGSQVNYVTTSFAKKNNFKLEKISQKIVGIANQESSIRHITKVTIRSSTTNYSTKVLCLVLPEITGEIPTVKLDQQLISIPAGIKLSDPLWNKPTPIDFLLGAEICVHAMKAGTIQLGKGMPILKDTEFGWTIVGPYPEVNNAPGKSHIGLSQLDSHIQNFWMIDQVPMVKHQSLEEKRCEEHFQAHTSRDKNGRFCVALPYKNSPVVLGSSLHIAEKRHKTLERRFLANNNLKMEYNKVLEEYINLGHMSECEPPEAHEVHCYLPHHVVVKESSLTTKYRVVFDASAKTTSNISLNNILMVGPNVQSDLLSLLLNFRLHKYVITADIKQMYRQIQIAEKNKNVQRIIWRTDPQSKFKHYKLNTVTFGTASAPFLATRCLNQLAEENRNKYPIASKVIERDFYVDDLLTGTNTIEAGKLLKVQLETILSSAGMPLSKWTSNNSDIITDVKADDCSDFNFSNESHKTLGLFWKPREDVFVFKVQTEVETENITKRNFLSVISQIFDPLGLLSPLLINYKILMQSVWQQTIGWDEFIPQTIFKKWKDCQLSNTVMKLYKIPRLIILNNVINIQAHGFCDASEKAYGACIYVKCTDQLGNSKCHLVCSRSRVAPLSFVTIPRLELCSAMLLSKLMKSTIDQLTIHINEKYYWTDSTVALHWIRGESCKWTTFVANRVAEIQSISQPIEWYHVSSTDNPADLISRGTQPSELNHNSLWWDGPSWLKLDESRWPRRPPEITIDLPERRVVTNATLVRENNWIDKHSHLPRLLRVLSYVRRPLRNKQLNVKENNEPSALELKDALNNLIRLSQMESFPLEYRLLSKGHPIPSSSKLAKLSPLFHENLICVGSRLPLGTTLSTSPIILSNKHKLTHMIVRDAHLKYIHLGTQALLSLLRQTYWPLAGHNTVKGVVRSCVICFRNKPLSHNRLMGLLPLERTTANFPFSHVGIDFAGPFPVKSGCNKNSKIIKGYVCVFVCFSSKAVHLELVGDLTSSNFLNCLRRFVARRGRPNTIYSDNATNFVGASRELVNLVKLIYERPHEEKLLRYVASEGIRWKFNPPRAPHMGGLWEAAVKSMKIHLNKVLKATTLNFESFCTVLTQIEACMNSRPLSPLSSDPLDLLPLTPGHFLIGRSLLALPMEVKYNTNVHANLLQIQLTTAAFWKRWSAEYLHSLQLRHKWKKDSSNNLSVGQMVLLKEEHMLPTRWVLGRVTKLYPGPDGRVRVVDVFTASGEFRRSSHLVAPLPILPQGPLDRKEDQQEGGETAASIPSTSVA